In Clupea harengus chromosome 23, Ch_v2.0.2, whole genome shotgun sequence, the sequence GTGTCTATGCATGATCAGGTTAAAAATGTTACAGTTGATGATCGAGGTGCAGAAGTAAGCTATTCGTTACTTAGCTCTGTAATAAGGTTCGAGTTTACGTTTAGTTCTTTCATACTTCCCACCCGACACGAATAAAGTCAGATTTGGCCACAGTAAATGTATGGCTCCTGAAATTTCAAAGACTCATTGCGATGATTACGccgcacatacacagatacaaacacgtTGTTTCCAACTTGCCCATAGAGTGCGCTATTGCCTCGGTTTCAACCAAACATGCACACGACAGTCATCCACCTTAAGTAGAAATGAGGAAGTTATGCTACATTTTGTTCCCGTTCCTGTTCCTTCAAATAAGCCTCACCAACGCTCGATTTTCTGTTTGTGTAGCCTTCTGAGGATTATATTTTAGAAGGTATGGCTACGCTGGTTTTGTGGTTGATCTATGTCGTATACCAATTGCAAGTAAATAGCCTAGCGTAAAACAAATTCTAGATAGAAAATACTAACACTAGTTGTAGACTACCGAAACACACTGTATAGATAGTCATAGGGCACATGTTGAATAAAGCTCTCTATTCATGTCATTAGATGTCTTATATggttgtacaaacacacacgccggACCTGCTACATTTGAAGAGGTCGCCTGGGATTCGCTCGTGGTCATTACTTGTTGGTATGTTGACACTTGAAAATGGTAGCCAATACgctatctcttcctctgttaCTATTCAGATCAGATGTCGCCTTCTAATTCCTATGAGATTCTTTACAATGGCATGACAAATCATGGTTAAATAGATTAGACCAGTTTCTTATTAAATGGAGATGCCTGTCTTACTTAGTGTGTCTTTTCTCAGGCATTTCGTCTGTTGGACTCGCTGCTGCATACTACAGTACAGGTGAGTATTTGACTGAAATGTCAAGTGAAATGGAAAtctcatttgaaaaaaaaaaacaacaacaatacaaacCATTTCAGAACTGATATTGGTTTCCACTATAATAACCTATCATCTGTTTTATGAGGTAATGGCCATCCTATAATCTAGAATGCTTTGGGACACAGGCCTATTTGTAGTGGTTTCCAATAGTATGGGAAGGCATAGTTATGTGTTCAGATTTAGTTGCAGTAGAGAGAGGTATCAGCAAAGGTGTTGGATGCAGGGCAACTGTCTTGTTTGGTCTCTTTTGATATGTTCAAATGTTAATATCATTCATCATTTCAGTCATTTAATCTATTTGATCATCTCTTTGTTCTCCAGATAGCCTGTGGTGGAAGTCATTTTATGTGACAGGCTGTTTATTTGTGGCCCTTCAAAACATGGAGGAGTGGGAGGTACTCTACATGTTCAACATTATCACAGCTTTAGTTACCCCCTTATTATATACTAACTTGTCTCCATTATGTTTACAGGAAGCTGTGTTTAATAAGGCCCGTAACACGATCGAGCTTCAGACTTTCAGTCTATATGCTCTGGTGCTCACTGTGACGCGTAGGGGCCACGACCAAGGTATTCTTGTCATTATACTCCCTTCCATGTGAATTCAACTTTTAACGCCATTTGATCTGTGACCCACTCCATCATTGTAACTTGCTTTGTGCAGTGGTATTGAACATGCAGCACCTGCATGATCTCACTGTAAAGGAGGAGAAGGTCCGCTACTTGGGTAAAGGATATGTCCTCATATTGCACCTGGAGACCGGCTTCTCTTACCCACTCACTCAGAATGCCATACTGGCAGGACAAAGGTAGGCAGTCTTGGCATTTGGATGTATTTATGAATTATAATATCATATGGTCTAGCTCCCCGCTTTATAAGGTAAAAAACATAAGGGGTCCAGTTTGGCAGGTATGAATGGAAAGGGCTGACCCAGAGGAAATGATCCCTCTCACAACAGTCTTTTCTTTGTCTCATCAGAAATAAAGAATCGTCTTTGGAGATTCCCCCAAATAGCAATAACTGGACAAATATGAGAAAAAGGCTTGCATAATTCAGATCTAAAAATGGTCTAACTTTGTTATCAAGTATGTTTTATAAATTGTGTGGGGGAAATAATTCAAGAAACGCATGAGAAAATGTGCGGAGATAGAAATGGGAGCTATTATAATGCACACAATATTTATGATACAGAAAGATGAAAAAACTTCCATCCAAACAGGTGTGCActgaaaaggaaaataaaaagtaCCGTGGATACCACTTACAGTGATCATAGTAATAGTTATCAACCAATTACACAGCAAAAATTGCAGTGTTCAATCAACTCTGAAAGTGTAAATCACAAAACTATTCCAGTGTTTATATAATTCTCACTGATCAGTGTTAATTCAACGCTCAACTCAGTGTTTAAACTGTAAGTGACACTACAGAAGGTCAGAGAACTGATTCAACCTTCTGTAgtgttaaataaatatttgGATTCATTTTGATTGGGGGATTTTCCTCCACAATTACTATTGTTACATCATTTTTAGTTTGTTGTATATGTGAAACAACCTTAGGTTGAAAGGTGGTAACTAAGTGTTTCAGTgtaagtaaacacacactggtAACGAAACTGAAGATTTCACCAGAAAAATTAATTGTTTTGACAGTGATGTGGAAGCAGTTGCAGCACTTCTAAGACGTTTCCTGGGCCTGGAGGAGGGATCATGTGTTTCACAGGGACATGAGCAGGATACGGAAATGGAAGAACACAGTGATCTGAATGACAGTAGTAATTCAGAGGATTAAAATAAACGTTCTCTGTTAGGAAGACAGGAAGGGTTATGAGTTCTTACTACGTGAGATAAAACGGCAATCATGATAACCTGTGCCTGAGCCATGCCTTATTGGAAAGCTTTGTTAAATACTGTCAGGAATTTTCAAACGGGAAATTGCTCTGAAGCTCTTATTGCACTAATCCCAGGAGAatggagatggacagacagtGTTAATTCTGTTCATTCAACTTTGGCCTTGGTTctgtggttgctatggtaacgACAGGAATATTGTATTTTTGTGCCTTTGTTCCATTTGCACCTTTGTAGTTTTCTCCTGTCATTGTTTGTCACTATTTCCATCTCTGTTAAAGAATGAATTTCCATAAAGCAATCACAGCCTTATTGTGAAGATCAATATTATTCTATTACCATCACTGTTCTAAACATTAACAGACAGGAGAACACATATAGAAAGGGGCAGACAAAGGTCTTGACATCTCTGAGTCCTTCATCTCTGAGTTCATGCACACTACTTTGTGTTCCCTGTAGGGTCCATTTCAATGATATAAATCTTCATCTGTTAACTTGATGCTTATAAAACAATTATCTGAGGAAATGTCCCCTCCCTCCCGTGAACCAGAGTAGATCCGGCCTGGTCCTTCGAGGTCCTGATCCATTTTTTCTCCATATTCATCCTGTCATgttgtgtttcgtgtgtgtgccatgcttcCTTTTTCTCCGCTCCATGTTTGACTTAAATCCTGCTCTTCCTGGTTCTGGTGTGCACTGCCACCAGCACATCTGTGATTggtctcatcatcatcatcatcaacatttcAACTTGGGCCTGTGGATTACTCATGGCGAGTTCTCACTACTGACTACATGTCTTGCTCATGTGCTCTGGTGCCTTGCTGGTATTCGGACTCTAACTCTGGATTTGCCTTTGCCTATTGTTCTGAACTATCTCAGTGTTCTTGGATTTTTgcccttgtttgttttttggccTGTTTTTCCCTGTCTGGTCTTTGAGTCCCTAAAGTAAGTGCTCGGATTCTGTTTGCTACTGTCTGTTCTAAGCCCTCTGGATTCCTATTTTCTTGTTCCTTGTGTTGGATTTCTGGAGATTATGAACCGTGGGCTGACTAAGCTTAAGGATCTTCAGCCTGACGAAGGAAGACATCTTAAACTCCAGCCTCGTTTTACTCAATCTGTTTATTGTGTCTGATTTTGGGTCCAGTTCAGATCTCTAGCCTCATTGGCCGTGACCAAAAACATGCTCAGCCACCCAATTGCATGTTACATTCTGCATTAGCTTGTTTGATGCCTGACATCAAAAGCTCAGAGTTGAATATGTCCAGCAGAAGTCTGTCTGGAAGCATCCCATTATATTCCTTGGATCTGTTAGAATGCTGTATGTCACAATATCATGATATTCAATCACATTATATTCCTTGGATCTGTTGTAATGCTGTATGTCACAATATCATGATATTCAATCACATTCTATTCCTTAGATCTGTTGTAATGCTGTATGTCACAATATCATGATATTCAATCACATTCTATTCCTTAGATCTGTTGTAATGCTGTATGTCACAATATCATGATATTCAATCACATTCTATTCCTTGGATCTGTTGTAATGCTGTATGTCACAATATCATGATATTCAATCACATTCTATTCCTTGGATCTGTTGTAATGCTGTTTGTCACAATATCATGATATTAAATGCATGAGCCTTTGGGCCTTTACGTACATTTAGGtggacattacatttttttctttgacGACAACAGATCAGTTAAAACTGCCTCATAATATTTGTCCCTCCCATCTCTGAGTATGTATTACAATATAACATGTACCTCAAGAGTCCACAATTATTGTATTGAttaatgaaattgaattaaCTAATTAACTATTAATGAATAGTGCTTGCAAAGCAAAGTTGTTATTCCTGGGTATTTTACTATTCTTTTTACAGATTTCTGCAAATAATTTGAATGAATTAGAATAAATAGAAACTTCATTTTGTAGGTCTTGTACATTTCAGCTATGTTTTTCTACACTTTATACTTCACtaaatacttaaataaatatttaagatAATTAAGTACACAttttcccattgaaatgaatggtggaatCTTCTTAAACAAGACAATTGACCTCTCCCAAGCCCAACAATTTTATGGTAGGACACGTTGAGACATTCAGGTTGTTACAGATGTAATAGCTCTATACTTCACATGGAGAGTAAAGAGACCAATAGGTCTATGGAATATGGATGTCACAGAAATAACTACAATCAAAGTTTGCTTGGCAgggttggaaaaaaaaatccttttgctTACTAGATTTCAAACTAGTAGGAGATACAAAACTTGCAGAAGACACAAAACCAAGAAGTCAATAACAAATCTAGAgcatggaatgagagagagtttttgttTTCGCCGTGTTTATTGGCTACAAAAGACCAAGACAATTGTAAATGAAGCATGACACAAGTGTTTGTGGGGTTTTTACTGACTACAACTACTGACCACAAGACATGTGGAGACGTTGTCAGAATACGGCAGAGTGCCAAAGATAACCACAGCCATGGGGAGGAGATTGATATGTGATATTGATGAATTATATTTTATTCTGACAGAATTCAGATTCAAAGCGTTTTATTGTGATTGTAATTTCTAATGTGGTGTCTGAATGTGTTCAGATCAGACTCATTCTATCTGTTATTGGGTGGTTATGGTTATGGCTGTGATCGTGTATAAGAGACAGATTCATTCTATCTGTTATTGGCTGGTTATGGTTATGGCTGTGATCATGTATAAGGGACTGGAACTGGACCTGGGACCTGATTTTGAAAGGTTTTTATGCATAACACCTATTCTTGTCTAGAATTCGAAAAAACAGTCTTTTGTGTGCTAAACAAGTCAACAATGGGCATGTCCATTTATGGAAATCTGTGGGACttggaaaaaaactaaatatttgtGGTAAATCTCAAACATATGGTGCATATCAAATCTTTAAACATCTGTCCAATGCTGGCCCTTGCATTACATTGAATCTGCTAGTCACCCAATGGATAAGACATTGCCTGGGGTTACCTTGCTAGTGTAGTCAAAGGCCATTTTGCATCTTTAATGCCTGAGCTGAGTGGTTAACATGCTAAGGTCCAGACTCTTCCACAGATATGCGCTTCTGTTGACTCTCAAATGCTGTTGTGGGTCGACAAACTTTCTTGATATTAAAGGTACACTGAGTAGTTTTACTTGGCATatattagtagaaatggaatatagtattcataattgtgttttcattagtgtataatcacctgtaactatgaatcattgtgatttcgttagcttagaacagaggtcgccaacccgtcgatcgcgaagaccttccctgtcgatcctttaaatacagaaaaaaagaaaagaaaatgtgaacattttctggtgtcttctgaaatgttttcttacggacttcggaagaccaaagtcagaaaagatctccgcctgattcatgaacgccagctatttaaatccgaggatgtccaTAGAGttgagttgatgtgaacgtaatcaccaacgatttctcacaaatttagcccttcccactaaatgccccttctaaagcagcttgcacactgccccgacaaacgccaacattctccaacaaacgccaacaaacaccaacagttgggtcagcgtgcggcagcagttggtgtttgttggtcattgtcgggtactgtcggattgggtaaagttgcagaatgttaaaggtgacacgttacatgagtacgtttgcgcttatgttatcggccactcccacttcattccaattaccgcgttggttttcgaaatagtaatatgcacgcatactgtcgtcgtaaaataggctgtgcaaatatttaggcaccctaatcattttcatgatttgaatacctgtaactactcaatactgaataattgcaacatataattagtctgattagcttgttaagccttcaattccagagaaaggtgcattcaatcattagaaaaactatctaaggtagccaattgcaagatgtgcttctccttgattctcctctgaagagtgggggcctcaaaacaactgtcaaatgatctgaaaacaaagatagtcagtgttgtgttgtaacttcagttgataaataaagcagttcatatccagcctgctcattgcaaatgtgttttttcttgttcatattgttaAGTTAagaaatattttcctttttatgttgcacttaaattaagtgatttagtgtgttcttggcaacatcaatttgaaagctggaccaaagtgtttaatttcattcaattacaattatgctaaataaaaagttaagttgtaagtacagtctggagtctggacagtctttttttctcaacgcctcaataggtagatcttgcctgtcaccaaggcagaggttgtgatctttggccaaaaaaggttggtgaccactggCTTAGAAggagcccttcatatctacatagggagcgggtcctctttTACGGAATCTGCCATGTTGCACCGCCATGTTTCTTCATTCCACTCTACATGACAACCACTAATAACTACACACTGTTCCCTTGAGCAGTATGGTGTATGACTATAACTCTTACCCCAACCCTACCGCACACAACATCCCTGCATTTAAAGTTAACGCTTCAAATCCTTGCCGTGCTATTCAGGTCAGTAGGTcatgttttcctggcctgaATTATCACATTTGTCACATGACCTCAAAGCCTCTGTCAAATTTTATGGGAGCTGAGGTACAAATTTAGAATCAGGGTTACGTTACTACACATGTCACCACACACAGTTCATGAATACTGTTTGGAAGTGTGTTGGTAGATGTTTCCAACAGCAAACTAGTTGATGAAAGGTGTTGAAGATAGaacatacatgatacatacaagatgTTAGTggatgaaaatggagagagccagtgtGTATTGGTTacagaacagcttagtgggacACAGTGTCCTCATACGGTTACTGTTAGAAGGATAAGCAGAGCattgaagcagaaaactatgtcagTGATGGCATTCGTTTGGATAGTATGGATAAACAGGCTGACACATAACTTCAGGTTATGCAGCAAACGGTGTCACTTGTTTGCTATGGTATTAATCTAGCTAGCTAAAGGAAACGAAATAACCTTAAATGGTTTATATGGCAGAGTTCTATTTGCATGACATGATGGCTAGGTATCaagctgatgttacagtctcctGTATTAGAAATGATGTGAATTGCAAGTGTTATTGTAGAAAACACGTCATGTGAAGTTGAGGAGAACTGGGgtcattgtttttttctgtccttgaGAATATAGTGTGCTGGAACAGTGATAATCCCTGttcttcttatctctgtaaCCCTGTTAAATAGACACTGCCTGTGAGAGAATTCATCTgattctcacagactgcttgctattcactctgtgtgtttctgatccttctgcagaagactAATCAACTTTATAATTATCTCTTATTATAAGACTGATCTCATTAGACTGATTTCCATCACACTCCTCACAAtaataatgggaaaaggtagaaaccctcagggtgcttgtacAACttttaacatgagttcatattaacacaccctaGCAGCTGTCAACTGtcaagatggttccctaagcacCATCCCTCCCTCGCAGAGGTTCGAGCTTCGTAGCATCCCATTAAATAGGCTACTGTTAGGTCggaatatacacacagacgtTTCTTTATCGTTATGGAAGACGGAGTGTGAATAAAAAGTCGATAATAGTTAACAAAAGTAAAATGTAGTAACTTCCTGGCATTTCCTGTAGTGCCAATGTCCTCTTTCACCTGTTGAAGCTGTCCAATTCTTCAACCTTTGGCCACCGGGGGCACTTTACACATGCTGCTTGGATCCTGCTTGCATATGTATTCAACAGTGATTGTGGCCACAATTGCGTAGCCCAATAGCTAACGTTTGTGATAACATGTGATATTGGGAATTAGATCAATTTTACATTGTGTCTTTATAGGCTAATTAACCTGCTCATCCAAGGAATCAGAGTCTTCATCTGAAGGCAGAGATCTGGTTACCAGAGTAACATAGTCTCAA encodes:
- the LOC105888809 gene encoding cytochrome b-245 chaperone 1 homolog, with translation MSYMVVQTHTPDLLHLKRSPGIRSWSLLVGISSVGLAAAYYSTDSLWWKSFYVTGCLFVALQNMEEWEEAVFNKARNTIELQTFSLYALVLTVTRRGHDQVVLNMQHLHDLTVKEEKVRYLGKGYVLILHLETGFSYPLTQNAILAGQSDVEAVAALLRRFLGLEEGSCVSQGHEQDTEMEEHSDLNDSSNSED